Sequence from the Nocardiopsis sp. YSL2 genome:
GGCATCGCCCGCGTGGCTCGTGCCGTCAACGGGAAGTGAAAATGATTCTCGTTGAGAGAATCCGAGTGACTACTAACTACTACGTCTGCTGAAAGTGCAGGCTTTGACGTTCTGAGGGCAAACTAGTGATGTAACTCCCTTCCCGCGGAGCCAGACTTTAGTCACCGGGTATCCACGTGAACCTCACTCGGGCACTACTTTCCCTTACGCGTAGGGCTTGCGTAGCGTTCACTGCGATCTCCGGAACCGTTGGGGAACCGGAATTGACTGGAAGGAAGCAACCAATGAAGAGAGCCGCCTACCGCATCGCCGCCAAACTGCGCATCATCGACGGCGCCCGGCTGACCCGCCCCTACATCTACTACTAGGAATTCGAAGACTCCGCAGTTCTACCGGCCCGTGCCGCCCCCTCGGGGCACGGGCCCCGCCCGGAACGGACCCGATGACGGCCATGACCTCCGCACCACCGGGGCCCCACGGTGGGCGCGGCACCTCCAACGTCGCCGACTTCGCGCTCGACCCGCTCGCCTTCCTCTCCCGCGCGGCCCGCGAGTTCGGCGACGTCGTTTCCCTCACCCCCTCGAACGTGCTCCTGGTCCACCCCGACGACATCCGCCGGGTGCTGGTGGACTGCGGCGAGAACGTCGTCAAGATCAGTGCGGGTGTCCGGCGCGGGCCCACGGGCTTCCCCCTCGCCATGATGAACAGTGAGGGTCTGGACTGGGAACGCAAACGCGCTCGGCTCCGTCCCGCCTTCCGCAGCGAGCGCTTGGAACACCTGGAACGCGTGGCGCGTGAGGGCGTCGCTCACACCGTTGACACCTGGCGTGACGGCCAGACCATCGACGTACACCGGGAGATGTCAGGGTTGGCCATGCGGATCGGGGCCACACACATCGCCGGGCGCGAACTCGGCGAACGGGGCGAGACACTGGCCGCCGCCGTGGCGGCCATCATGCGGCTGACCTCGTCTCCGCGTCTTTCGAGGTGGTTGCCGACCCGCGTCAACCGGGAACTCAGGCAGTCCCTGCGGACCCTGGACGAGACCCTCGCGGCGCTGATCCGCGACCACCGGCCCACGGGTTCCGACACGGCGCTGGACCGTCTTCTGTCCGATGACCCGCCCTTCGAGGAAGTCAGAGACGAGCTCGCCACTCTCCTGATGTCGGGGTACGAGACCACGGCCGACGCCCTGACATGGCTCTTCTTCGCTCTGGGAGGGCACAGTGAGGCCGACGGCCGGATGGCGGACGACGGCTACGCCCTCGCGGCGGCCAAGGAGTCGATGCGCCTGTACCCGCCCGCGTGGGTGATCAGCCGCGAGACCGTGCGCCCCTTCGAGGCAGGTGGCTACACGCTCCCCCCTGGCACGGTCCTGGGTCTGAGCCAGTGGGTCACCCACCGCGACGAGCGGTGGTTCCCGGACCCTGAGGAGTTCCGGCCCGAGCGGTGGTTCGGGCGCGGCCCGACCCCCCGCCACGCCTACTTCCCCTTCGGAGCCGGCCCGAGGGGTTGTGTGGGCGCGTCGATGGCTCTGCGCGAGACAGAGGTCATCGCCAGGGAACTGCGCGCGCGGGTGCGACTGGAACTGGTCGACTCGCAGGCCGTCCGGCCGCACCCGGCACTGGCGCTTCAGCCTCGCGGGGTGCGGGCGGTCGTGCGCAGGGAACACCTGGTGTGAAAGCGCTGCCAGGTCAGGGCGGTCGCTCCCAGGAATCGGCCCTGCCTGACGGCTCCACCGGGTCAGGGCCGGATGGCGCTGACCACGAAGAAGGGAACGGCAGCGAAGAGCCTCCCAGTGCGGGCGCGCTCGCACTGGTCTTCGGACCAGGAGGCTGCTTGTTCCGCTGA
This genomic interval carries:
- a CDS encoding cittilin family RiPP precursor, yielding MTGRKQPMKRAAYRIAAKLRIIDGARLTRPYIYY
- a CDS encoding cytochrome P450, which gives rise to MTAMTSAPPGPHGGRGTSNVADFALDPLAFLSRAAREFGDVVSLTPSNVLLVHPDDIRRVLVDCGENVVKISAGVRRGPTGFPLAMMNSEGLDWERKRARLRPAFRSERLEHLERVAREGVAHTVDTWRDGQTIDVHREMSGLAMRIGATHIAGRELGERGETLAAAVAAIMRLTSSPRLSRWLPTRVNRELRQSLRTLDETLAALIRDHRPTGSDTALDRLLSDDPPFEEVRDELATLLMSGYETTADALTWLFFALGGHSEADGRMADDGYALAAAKESMRLYPPAWVISRETVRPFEAGGYTLPPGTVLGLSQWVTHRDERWFPDPEEFRPERWFGRGPTPRHAYFPFGAGPRGCVGASMALRETEVIARELRARVRLELVDSQAVRPHPALALQPRGVRAVVRREHLV